In a single window of the Pseudomonas sp. B21-015 genome:
- the yedA gene encoding drug/metabolite exporter YedA: MSGIRRFSLPLIAAFFALYVIWGSTYLVIRIGVQYWPPLLLGGIRFVIAGTLMYAFLRWRGAPAPTWAQWKAAGIIGILLLTCGNGAVSVAEHTGVASGVAALAVATVPLFTLLCGYFWGARNTRLEWAGIVLGLIGIAMLNLGSNLQSSPLGAALLVFAAASWAFGSVWSKHLPLPQGPMASAVEMLVGGVALLIGSAVSGERLDSLPPIEGWAALAYLTIFGSIIAFNAYMYLLKHVRPAAATSYAYVNPAVAVLLGIVFVGETIGIEEALAMAVIISAVVLIGLPQWRRGADRPAVAVPTESRAN, encoded by the coding sequence ATGTCTGGCATACGCCGTTTTTCCTTACCGCTGATCGCTGCTTTTTTTGCGCTGTACGTGATTTGGGGGTCGACCTATCTGGTGATTCGCATCGGTGTGCAGTACTGGCCGCCGTTGCTGCTCGGCGGTATCCGTTTCGTGATCGCCGGGACGTTGATGTACGCGTTCCTGCGCTGGCGCGGGGCACCGGCACCGACCTGGGCGCAGTGGAAGGCCGCGGGGATTATCGGGATTTTGCTGCTGACTTGCGGTAACGGCGCGGTCAGCGTGGCTGAACACACCGGTGTCGCCTCCGGCGTTGCAGCATTGGCGGTGGCGACGGTGCCGCTGTTTACGTTGTTGTGCGGATATTTCTGGGGCGCGCGTAATACCCGTCTCGAATGGGCCGGGATTGTGCTCGGGCTGATCGGCATCGCCATGCTCAACCTCGGTTCAAACCTGCAGTCGAGCCCGTTGGGTGCGGCGTTGTTGGTATTCGCGGCAGCGTCCTGGGCGTTCGGTTCGGTGTGGAGCAAGCACTTGCCGTTGCCTCAGGGCCCGATGGCCAGTGCCGTGGAAATGCTGGTGGGCGGCGTGGCGTTGCTGATCGGCAGCGCGGTGAGTGGCGAACGTCTGGACAGTCTGCCGCCGATCGAAGGCTGGGCGGCGCTGGCGTACCTGACCATTTTCGGTTCGATCATCGCCTTCAATGCCTACATGTACCTGTTGAAACACGTGCGTCCGGCAGCGGCCACCAGTTATGCCTACGTCAACCCGGCGGTGGCGGTGTTGCTGGGTATCGTGTTTGTCGGCGAGACCATCGGTATCGAGGAAGCGCTGGCCATGGCGGTGATCATCAGTGCCGTGGTGTTGATCGGGTTGCCGCAGTGGCGCCGAGGTGCAGATCGGCCTGCCGTAGCGGTGCCGACAGAATCCCGCGCGAATTAG
- a CDS encoding TIGR03862 family flavoprotein has protein sequence MTQPSTSLPSNVAIIGGGPAGLMAAEVLSQAGIKVDLYDGMPSVGRKFLLAGVGGMNITHSEAYPAFLSRYAERAPQIAPLLRAFGAEALCQWIHDLGIETFVGSSGRVFPTDMKAAPLLRAWLKRLRDAGVVIHTRHRWLGWDDNGDLRIDSPEGEKTVQANATLLALGGGSWSRLGSDGAWMLPLEQRGVGLTPLQPSNCGFEVQAWSELMVSKFAGSPLKNIAIGLNDDVPRLGECVITATGIEGSLIYALSAPIREAINQHGSATIHLDLLPGKPVDKVQAALNKPRGSRSMAKHLHSQLGLDGVKAALLRELTPVECFADPALLAKAIKALPLTLMKTRPLDEAISSAGGVMFETMDERLMLKQLPGVFCAGEMLDWEAPTGGYLLTACFASGRAAGLGMVEWLRRKD, from the coding sequence ATGACCCAGCCCTCCACTTCCCTCCCCTCAAACGTCGCCATCATCGGTGGCGGTCCCGCCGGTTTGATGGCGGCTGAAGTGTTGAGCCAGGCAGGAATCAAGGTCGACCTGTACGACGGCATGCCTTCAGTGGGGCGAAAATTCCTCCTCGCCGGTGTCGGCGGCATGAACATCACCCATTCCGAGGCCTACCCCGCATTTCTCTCACGCTACGCCGAACGGGCTCCGCAGATTGCACCGCTGCTGCGAGCCTTCGGTGCCGAAGCCTTGTGCCAATGGATTCATGACCTGGGCATCGAAACCTTTGTCGGCAGCTCCGGCCGGGTGTTTCCTACCGACATGAAAGCCGCGCCCCTGTTGCGTGCCTGGCTCAAACGCCTGCGCGATGCCGGCGTAGTTATCCACACCCGCCATCGCTGGCTCGGTTGGGATGACAACGGTGACTTGCGTATCGACAGCCCCGAAGGCGAAAAAACCGTTCAAGCGAATGCGACCTTACTGGCCCTCGGCGGCGGCAGTTGGTCGCGCCTCGGTTCGGACGGTGCCTGGATGCTGCCGCTGGAACAGCGCGGTGTAGGACTGACGCCGTTGCAACCGAGCAATTGCGGCTTCGAGGTGCAGGCCTGGAGCGAATTGATGGTCAGCAAATTCGCAGGCAGCCCGCTGAAAAACATCGCCATTGGCCTCAATGACGACGTGCCGCGACTCGGGGAGTGTGTGATCACTGCCACGGGGATTGAAGGCAGTTTGATCTACGCCCTGTCGGCACCGATCCGCGAAGCGATCAATCAGCACGGCTCGGCAACCATTCATCTCGATCTGTTGCCGGGCAAGCCTGTGGATAAAGTTCAGGCGGCGCTGAACAAACCGCGCGGATCACGCTCCATGGCCAAACACCTGCACAGTCAGCTTGGGCTTGATGGCGTGAAAGCGGCGTTGTTGCGCGAGCTGACACCGGTTGAATGTTTTGCCGATCCGGCGCTGCTGGCCAAAGCGATCAAGGCATTGCCACTGACGCTGATGAAAACCCGGCCATTGGACGAAGCCATCAGCAGCGCGGGGGGCGTGATGTTCGAGACGATGGATGAACGTTTGATGCTCAAGCAACTGCCCGGCGTGTTCTGCGCGGGGGAAATGCTCGATTGGGAAGCGCCGACCGGCGGCTATCTGCTGACCGCGTGTTTCGCCAGTGGTCGAGCGGCGGGGTTGGGGATGGTGGAGTGGTTGCGGCGCAAGGATTGA
- a CDS encoding NYN domain-containing protein: protein MKKIAVFADVQNLYYTVRQAYGCHFNYAALWADISKQGQIVEAYAYAIDRGDSKQQQFQQILRNLGFIVKLKPYIQRSDGSAKGDWDVGITLDIMDAADHVDEVVLASGDGDFDMLLERIIAKHGVQAVAYGVPGLTANSLIRAASRYVPIEGALLLKN from the coding sequence GTGAAAAAAATCGCAGTGTTCGCCGATGTCCAGAACCTCTATTACACCGTGCGTCAGGCCTATGGTTGCCACTTCAACTATGCCGCTTTGTGGGCTGACATCAGCAAACAGGGGCAGATCGTCGAGGCCTATGCCTATGCGATCGATCGTGGCGACAGCAAGCAGCAGCAGTTTCAGCAGATCCTGCGCAATCTCGGCTTCATCGTGAAGCTCAAGCCCTACATCCAGCGCAGCGACGGTTCGGCCAAAGGTGACTGGGACGTGGGCATCACCCTCGACATCATGGACGCCGCCGACCATGTCGACGAAGTGGTGTTGGCCTCCGGCGACGGTGATTTCGACATGCTGCTGGAGCGCATCATCGCCAAGCACGGCGTGCAAGCGGTGGCTTACGGCGTGCCAGGCCTGACGGCCAATTCGCTGATCCGCGCCGCCAGCCGTTACGTGCCGATCGAAGGCGCGTTACTGCTCAAGAATTGA
- a CDS encoding Lrp/AsnC family transcriptional regulator, with the protein MDKYDRMLLSALLENGRASYAELARKVNLSAPAVAERVAKLEACGVITGYQAKVDMSKIGLPIQCVIELRLNQHGNQKTYDELIKIPQLTECHRVTGDPCVIMQAAVGSMPELEELINRVATFGFSKTSIVLSSAIEKRVPLGQLEGNGKS; encoded by the coding sequence ATGGACAAATACGACCGCATGCTCCTCAGCGCCCTGTTGGAAAACGGTCGTGCGTCCTACGCTGAACTGGCGCGCAAGGTGAACCTGTCCGCTCCGGCGGTGGCCGAGCGAGTGGCCAAACTTGAGGCCTGTGGGGTGATCACCGGCTACCAGGCAAAGGTCGACATGTCCAAAATCGGCCTGCCGATCCAGTGCGTCATCGAACTGCGCCTGAACCAGCACGGCAACCAGAAAACCTACGACGAACTGATCAAAATCCCACAACTCACCGAATGCCATCGCGTCACCGGCGACCCGTGCGTGATCATGCAAGCGGCGGTGGGCTCGATGCCGGAGCTGGAAGAGTTGATCAACCGAGTTGCTACGTTCGGGTTCAGCAAGACCTCGATCGTGCTGTCCAGCGCCATCGAGAAGCGGGTGCCGTTGGGGCAGTTGGAAGGGAATGGCAAATCGTGA
- a CDS encoding DUF2076 domain-containing protein — MNSEEQTLIDGLFSRLQQAETDSAPRDAQAEARIKEHLTRQPAAGYFMTQAILVQEAAIKSLDEQNKQLAQQVQQLQAELQSAKAQTAAPAPSSGGFLSSIFGGTSRDPQPASTQSAAPSNGGWREPGRPSFNAQPPQQNFGAAPQQNYAPQQQAPAAGSGFLGGALKTAAGVAGGVMLAQGISSLFHHNQQPEVVEVIKEEPARVNDQSDNGNGWGDDQRVADNSSGQGGFADADYNDDSSSFFGGDDDSFV; from the coding sequence ATGAACAGCGAAGAACAAACCCTGATCGATGGACTGTTTTCCCGGCTGCAACAGGCCGAAACGGACTCAGCCCCGCGCGACGCCCAGGCCGAGGCGCGGATCAAGGAGCACCTGACTCGCCAACCGGCGGCGGGCTATTTCATGACCCAGGCGATTCTGGTGCAAGAGGCCGCCATCAAGAGCCTCGACGAACAGAACAAGCAACTCGCCCAACAGGTCCAGCAATTGCAGGCTGAACTGCAATCGGCCAAGGCTCAGACGGCGGCTCCGGCGCCGAGCAGCGGTGGCTTTTTGTCGAGCATCTTCGGTGGCACTTCTCGTGATCCGCAGCCTGCGTCGACTCAAAGCGCAGCCCCGTCCAATGGTGGCTGGCGTGAACCGGGGCGGCCGTCGTTCAATGCCCAGCCGCCACAGCAAAACTTCGGCGCCGCACCGCAGCAGAACTATGCACCGCAACAACAAGCCCCAGCGGCCGGCAGCGGTTTCCTCGGTGGTGCATTGAAAACGGCAGCGGGCGTGGCCGGTGGCGTGATGCTGGCGCAAGGCATCAGCAGCCTGTTCCATCACAATCAGCAGCCGGAAGTGGTTGAGGTCATCAAGGAAGAACCGGCCCGGGTCAACGATCAGAGCGACAACGGCAATGGCTGGGGCGACGATCAGCGCGTGGCTGACAACTCCAGCGGTCAGGGCGGTTTCGCCGATGCTGATTACAACGATGACAGCTCGTCGTTCTTCGGCGGCGATGACGACTCCTTCGTCTGA
- a CDS encoding DEAD/DEAH box helicase, whose amino-acid sequence MTFATLGLIEPLLRALETLGYQTPTPVQTQAIPAVLAGRDLMAAAQTGTGKTAGFALPLLQLLAMEGPKVSANSVRALILVPTRELAEQVHESVRQYAENLPLSTYAVYGGVSINPQMMKLRKGVDLLVATPGRLLDLFRQNALKFNQLQTLVLDEADRMLDLGFSEELGNIYKALPKKRQTLLFSATFSDAIRTLAGQMLNDPLSIEVSPRNVAANTVKQWVVTVDKKRKPELFVHLMRKGKWKQVLVFAKTRNGVDALVEKLQGLGINADGIHGDKPQATRQRALDRFKASEVQILVATDVAARGLDIEDLPLVVNFDLPIVAEDYIHRIGRTGRAGSTGEAISLVCADEVNQLSAIEMLTRQTLTRQMEQDFEPEHRVPDTDASGQVIKKPKKPKKPKTSGGGKRNLGKWVESGDASAPEPSIKPVRKVPVFNTGPRKRKP is encoded by the coding sequence ATGACTTTCGCCACCCTTGGCCTGATCGAACCCTTGCTGCGCGCTCTCGAGACGCTCGGCTACCAGACCCCGACGCCGGTTCAGACGCAAGCGATTCCGGCGGTGCTGGCCGGTCGCGACCTGATGGCCGCGGCCCAGACCGGCACCGGCAAGACTGCCGGTTTCGCCTTGCCGCTGCTGCAATTGCTGGCCATGGAAGGGCCGAAAGTCAGCGCCAACTCCGTGCGCGCGCTGATCCTGGTGCCGACCCGCGAACTGGCCGAGCAGGTTCACGAAAGCGTGCGTCAGTACGCCGAGAACCTGCCGTTGAGCACATACGCGGTGTACGGCGGCGTCAGCATCAACCCGCAAATGATGAAGCTGCGCAAAGGCGTTGATCTGTTGGTGGCGACCCCGGGCCGCTTGCTCGACCTGTTCCGCCAGAACGCGCTCAAGTTCAACCAGTTGCAAACCCTGGTGCTGGACGAAGCCGATCGCATGCTCGATCTGGGCTTCTCCGAAGAACTGGGGAACATTTACAAGGCGCTGCCGAAGAAGCGCCAGACGCTGTTGTTCTCCGCGACCTTCTCCGACGCCATCCGCACCCTGGCCGGGCAAATGCTCAACGACCCGCTGAGCATCGAAGTCAGCCCGCGCAACGTCGCAGCCAACACTGTTAAACAGTGGGTGGTGACGGTGGACAAGAAGCGCAAGCCGGAGCTGTTCGTTCACTTGATGCGCAAGGGCAAGTGGAAGCAGGTGCTGGTATTCGCCAAGACCCGTAACGGCGTAGACGCGCTGGTGGAAAAACTCCAGGGCCTGGGCATCAACGCTGACGGCATCCACGGCGACAAACCTCAGGCAACCCGTCAGCGAGCGCTGGATCGTTTCAAGGCCAGCGAAGTGCAGATACTTGTAGCCACCGACGTGGCCGCCCGTGGTCTGGATATCGAAGATTTGCCGTTGGTGGTCAACTTCGACCTGCCGATCGTGGCGGAGGACTACATCCACCGCATCGGCCGTACCGGCCGTGCGGGTTCAACCGGCGAGGCAATTTCGCTGGTCTGCGCCGATGAAGTGAATCAGCTGTCAGCCATCGAGATGTTGACCCGTCAGACGCTGACTCGCCAGATGGAGCAGGATTTCGAGCCTGAACACCGCGTGCCGGATACCGATGCCAGCGGTCAGGTGATCAAGAAGCCGAAAAAACCGAAGAAGCCCAAGACCTCCGGTGGCGGCAAGCGCAACCTGGGTAAATGGGTCGAGAGCGGTGATGCGTCGGCGCCGGAGCCTTCGATCAAGCCTGTGCGTAAAGTGCCGGTGTTCAATACCGGGCCGCGTAAGCGTAAGCCTTGA
- a CDS encoding PolC-type DNA polymerase III — translation MERIAVIDFETTGISPSSSCRATEIAVVILEQGRIVERYQSLMNAGVRVPAFIEQLTGISNAMLRTAPSAEQVMNEVNEFVGITPLLAHNAAFDQKFWDFELGRIKRTRLQNFACSLLLARRLMPAAPNHKLGTLTTYASLPDTGKAHRAMADAEMAANLTAHLAEELRQKHGLRELSHDLLCSLQKVPAAKINEHLKRHRGF, via the coding sequence TTGGAACGCATAGCAGTCATCGACTTTGAAACCACCGGGATCTCCCCGAGCAGCAGCTGCCGGGCCACGGAAATTGCCGTGGTGATTCTTGAACAGGGGCGCATCGTCGAGCGTTATCAAAGCCTGATGAACGCCGGCGTGCGGGTGCCGGCCTTTATCGAACAGCTCACCGGCATCAGCAACGCCATGCTGCGCACCGCGCCTTCGGCCGAGCAGGTGATGAACGAGGTCAATGAGTTCGTCGGCATCACCCCGCTGTTGGCGCACAACGCTGCGTTCGACCAGAAGTTCTGGGACTTTGAGCTTGGGCGAATCAAACGTACACGCTTGCAGAACTTTGCCTGCTCGCTGTTACTCGCCCGCCGCCTGATGCCCGCCGCCCCGAACCACAAACTCGGCACCCTCACCACTTACGCCAGCCTGCCCGATACCGGCAAGGCTCACCGGGCCATGGCCGATGCCGAAATGGCCGCCAACCTGACGGCGCATTTGGCTGAAGAGTTGCGGCAAAAGCATGGGTTGCGGGAGTTGTCCCATGATCTGCTGTGCAGCTTGCAGAAAGTGCCGGCGGCGAAGATCAATGAGCATCTGAAACGGCATCGCGGGTTTTAA
- a CDS encoding YciC family protein produces MNSFDVLRDSLYFFKRNLRQIVQLCLPLVILEALLQQVVDHSTGPDSFAGISVMVGLLVYPLYTAALILFLDARSRGESPRTRDLLATAATLWPRFAVLTALNTLLILIGLSLYFLPGIWLMVTLAFGEYLLVLRGLAPLAAMKESLRLTRGNFLRILVCILCVMGPLWVLKGATLAAYPEPQNPVISLLIDSAHSFLQLFTSVVLFRLFMLIGDVPEKSDERL; encoded by the coding sequence ATGAATTCGTTCGATGTACTGCGTGACTCTCTGTATTTTTTCAAGCGCAATCTGCGCCAGATCGTGCAGCTGTGCCTGCCACTGGTGATTCTCGAGGCGCTGCTGCAACAAGTGGTCGACCACTCGACCGGGCCAGACAGTTTCGCCGGCATCAGTGTGATGGTCGGCTTGCTGGTGTATCCGCTGTACACCGCCGCGCTGATCCTGTTTCTCGATGCCCGTAGCCGTGGCGAATCGCCGCGCACCCGCGACCTGCTGGCGACCGCCGCGACCTTGTGGCCGCGCTTCGCCGTGCTGACCGCCCTCAACACGCTGCTGATCCTGATCGGCCTGTCGTTGTATTTCCTGCCGGGTATCTGGCTGATGGTGACGCTGGCATTCGGTGAGTACCTGCTGGTGCTGCGCGGCCTGGCGCCGTTGGCGGCGATGAAGGAAAGCCTGCGCCTGACCCGCGGAAACTTCCTGCGCATTCTGGTGTGCATTCTGTGCGTGATGGGCCCGCTGTGGGTGCTCAAGGGAGCGACGCTGGCGGCTTACCCTGAACCGCAGAACCCGGTGATTTCGCTGCTGATCGATAGCGCTCACAGCTTTCTGCAACTGTTCACCAGCGTGGTGCTGTTCCGCTTGTTCATGCTGATCGGCGATGTGCCCGAAAAATCTGATGAGCGGCTCTGA